In Xiphophorus maculatus strain JP 163 A chromosome 18, X_maculatus-5.0-male, whole genome shotgun sequence, a single genomic region encodes these proteins:
- the LOC102230457 gene encoding extracellular calcium-sensing receptor-like, protein MLLFRLLLISVLAKTGRTGCRLLGGTQQPELAQDGDLIIGGIFSFRTGQNYFTDTFQSIPGFRKCNDFNFREFKFAQTMIFAINEINRNPEMLSGVRLGYKIYGNCGTMDILRAALALVSGLQEDVADVGCPDTEAVRAILGHSGSTPTIAFSQIVGRFQIPVISHFATCACLSNRKEHPTFFRTIPSDYYQSRALAKLVRHFGWTWVGAIAVDNEYGLDGIAAFIQAAEEYGICVEYSEAFSSSDPPHVVQRITETIKQSTSKVIMAFMSHREIKILASELHKQNITGPQWIGSDAWITDSSLADGEGHTVLLGSFGFTVPKAKIPGLEEHLRQLHPSQFPNSQFVKDFWEEVFDCSLNDTVNSQRRPCSGTESLQTVESPFTDVSELRFTNNVYKSVFAVAHALDLIIKCGGNKAPTSSRGCFDSKHTQQWQILQSLHRVNFTTVNGQRVYFDRNGDSPARYELVNLQITKRGIMEGETVGIYDATFPDDQQFIMNNISVVWANGLLEAPVSECSKKCLPGTYKVLQKGKPICCHDCIPCPAGEITNLTESLQCFKCPPEHWSNNQRDSCIPKPVEFLSYNEILGMVLAMCSLLGILLTTIAALIFFTHKETPIVRANNSELSFLLLASLTLCFLCSLTFIGRPTEWSCMLRHTAFGMTFVLCISCVLGKTMVVLIAFRATRPGSNVMKWFGPAQQRLSVLAFTLVQVLICLLWLSISPPFPFMNFVLFEERIVLQCDLGSAIGFYAVLGYIGFLSVLCFVLAFLARKLPDNFNEAKFITFSMLIFTSVWITFIPAYVSSPGKLSDAVEIFAILASAYGVLFCIFLPKCWIILFRPEQNTKKHIMGKTVKTDIQY, encoded by the exons ATGCTGCTGTTCAGGTTGCTCCTAATCTCTGTACTAGCAAAAACAGGAAGGACTGGATGTCGACTGCTAGGAGGAACACAACAGCCTGAATTAGCACAGGATGGGGATCTCATCATTGGAGGCATTTTTTCATTTCGCACAGGCCAGAATTATTTTACCGACACTTTTCAGTCAATTCCAGGCTTCCGAAAATGCAACGA TTTCAACTTCAGAGAATTCAAATTTGCCCAGACAATGATCTTTGCTATAAATGAGATCAACAGAAACCCTGAAATGCTTTCCGGTGTGAGGCTTGGCTACAAGATCTACGGCAACTGTGGGACGATGGACATACTGAGGGCTGCGTTGGCGCTGGTGAGTGGGCTCCAAGAGGACGTCGCTGATGTCGGCTGCCCGGACACAGAGGCGGTGCGGGCTATCCTAGGTCATTCAGGATCAACTCCAACCATtgctttttcacagattgttgGAAGATTTCAGATACCTGTG ATCAGCCATTTTGCAACTTGTGCCTGCCTGAGCAATAGGAAAGAGCATCCAACTTTTTTCAGAACGATTCCCAGCGACTACTACCAAAGCAGAGCTCTGGCAAAGCTGGTCAGGCATTTTGGGTGGACGTGGGTTGGGGCCATAGCTGTGGATAATGAATATGGCTTGGATGGAATTGCGGCATTCATCCAAGCTGCAGAAGAATATGGAATCTGTGTAGAGTACTCTGAAGCGTTTTCATCTTCTGACCCACCCCACGTCGTGCAGAGAATAACAGAGACCATTAAGCAGTCCACTTCAAAGGTCATCATGGCTTTTATGTCTCATAGGGAAATTAAAATACTCGCTTCAGAGTTGCACAAGCAGAACATCACAGGACCGCAGTGGATTGGCAGTGATGCGTGGATCACAGATTCATCCCTAGCAGATGGTGAAGGACACACCGTCCTGCTGGGGTCATTTGGTTTCACTGTGCCCAAAGCTAAAATCCCTGGTCTGGAAGAGCACTTGAGGCAGCTCCACCCTTCACAGTTCCCCAACAGCCAGTTTGTCAAAGATTTCTGGGAAGAAGTGTTTGATTGTTCTCTAAATGACACCGTGAACTCACAAAGACGGCCCTGCAGTGGCACCGAGAGCTTGCAGACTGTTGAATCCCCGTTCACCGATGTGTCTGAGCTCAGATTTACCAATAATGTCTACAAGTCTGTTTTTGCAGTAGCTCATGCACTTGACCTCATAATTAAATGTGGCGGTAACAAAGCCCCTACGTCCAGTAGGGGGTGTTTTgactccaaacacacacagcagtgGCAG ATTTTGCAAAGTCTCCACAGAGTAAATTTCACTACTGTGAATGGGCAAAGAGTTTATTTCGACAGAAATGGAGACTCACCAGCAAGATATGAACTTGTaaatttacaaattacaaaaagagGGATCATGGAAGGAGAAACTGTTGGCATTTATGATGCTACTTTCCCAGATGACCAACAGTTCATCATGAACAACATCTCCGTGGTCTGGGCAAATGGCTTGTTAGAG GCACCTGTGTCAGAGTGCAGTAAGAAATGTCTCCCTGGAACTTATAAGGTCCTCCAGAAAGGAAAGCCAATCTGCTGCCACGACTGCATACCTTGTCCAGCAGGCGAAATTACAAATTTAACCG AATCATTGCAATGTTTTAAATGCCCTCCGGAGCACTGGTCAAATAACCAAAGAGATTCCTGCATCCCAAAACCAGTTGAGTTTCTGTCGTACAATGAAATCCTTGGGATGGTGTTGGCGATGTGTTCGCTCCTTGGAATCCTTTTGACTACGATCGCTGCGCTGATCTTCTTCACCCACAAAGAGACTCCGATAGTACGAGCCAACAACTCAGAGCTGAGCTTCCTGCTGCTCGCCTCCTTGactctctgcttcctgtgtTCTCTCACCTTCATCGGCCGCCCCACCGAGTGGTCCTGCATGCTGCGGCACACAGCGTTCGGCATGACCTTTGTCCTTTGCATTTCCTGTGTTCTCGGGAAAACTATGGTGGTTTTAATAGCCTTCAGGGCTACACGTCCAGGCAGCAACGTAATGAAATGGTTTGGACCAGCGCAGCAGAGACTCAGCGTGTTAGCCTTCACGCTCGTACAGGTTTTGATATGCCTACTTTGGTTAAGTATAAGTCCTCCGTTCCCCTTCAtgaattttgtgctttttgagGAGAGAATCGTTTTACAGTGCGATCTCGGTTCGGCCATCGGGTTCTATGCTGTTTTAGGGTACATAGGGTTTTTGTCCgttttatgttttgtgcttGCGTTTTTGGCTCGAAAGCTGCCTGATAACTTTAATGAAGCTAAGTTTATTACCTTTAGCATGTTGATATTCACCTCAGTCTGGATTACATTTATCCCAGCATACGTCAGCTCTCCTGGCAAGCTAAGCGACGCTGTGGAAATATTTGCTATTCTTGCCTCTGCTTATGGAGtcctgttttgcatttttctgccAAAATGCTGGATAATATTGTTCAGACCCGAACAGAATACCAAGAAACATATTATGGGAAAGACTGTCAAAACGGATATCCAATATTAA